One Streptomyces sp. NBC_01217 genomic region harbors:
- a CDS encoding ATP-binding protein yields the protein MDRTDLAAVSEVRCALREFLRYRWRVEPAEVAELLLSELVTNALVHTGRGAVVTVSVVPAKLRVEVRDFVPAMPLSYVPNADDGTHGRGLILVQSLADAWGVGAHALGKVVWFELDGERS from the coding sequence CTGGACCGCACCGATCTGGCGGCCGTGAGCGAAGTGCGGTGTGCGCTGCGGGAGTTCTTGCGCTACCGGTGGCGGGTTGAGCCGGCCGAGGTGGCGGAGCTCCTGCTCAGCGAGCTGGTGACCAACGCACTGGTCCACACCGGGCGCGGCGCGGTCGTCACGGTGAGCGTGGTGCCCGCGAAACTACGGGTGGAGGTACGGGACTTCGTGCCCGCAATGCCCCTGTCGTACGTACCGAACGCCGACGACGGTACGCATGGCCGGGGGCTGATTCTGGTGCAGAGCCTCGCGGACGCCTGGGGGGTCGGCGCGCACGCTCTGGGCAAGGTCGTGTGGTTCGAGCTGGACGGCGAAAGATCCTGA
- a CDS encoding ribonuclease domain-containing protein: MRIPPRITTLGGAAALLSVLLVGSPVTTTATASAASVGSICYSALPAQAHDTLDLIDEGGPFPYSQDGSVFQNREGVLPSRSTGYYHEYTVITPGSPTRGARRIVTGEEFQEDYYTSDHYATFDLIDQGC; the protein is encoded by the coding sequence ATGCGAATCCCCCCACGGATCACCACGCTCGGTGGCGCAGCCGCCCTCCTGTCCGTCCTGCTCGTCGGCAGCCCGGTCACCACGACCGCCACGGCCTCCGCCGCCTCGGTCGGCAGCATCTGTTACTCGGCACTGCCCGCCCAGGCACACGACACCCTCGACCTCATCGACGAGGGCGGCCCGTTCCCCTACTCGCAGGACGGTTCCGTCTTCCAGAACCGCGAAGGCGTCCTGCCCAGCCGGAGCACCGGCTACTACCACGAGTACACGGTCATCACTCCGGGCTCCCCGACCCGCGGCGCGCGCCGGATCGTCACGGGTGAGGAGTTCCAGGAGGACTACTACACCAGCGACCACTACGCCACGTTCGACCTGATCGACCAGGGCTGCTGA
- a CDS encoding barstar family protein: protein MTVTYVIDGSRVTGLEQFWEVIGEAVNGPGGYFGRNFDALADCLGGGMGTPDDGDFVFEWRDHALSARALGHEETARYLRQSLSRVHPSNRSAFRQRLDEALAGRGPTLFDLLVETLRDGTAPGALRLL, encoded by the coding sequence ATGACCGTGACCTATGTGATCGACGGCTCCCGGGTCACCGGCCTGGAACAGTTCTGGGAAGTGATCGGCGAGGCGGTGAACGGCCCCGGCGGATACTTCGGCCGCAACTTCGACGCCCTCGCGGACTGCCTCGGCGGTGGAATGGGCACCCCGGACGACGGCGACTTCGTCTTCGAATGGCGCGACCACGCCCTCTCCGCGCGGGCCCTGGGCCATGAGGAGACGGCGCGGTATCTGCGGCAGAGCCTGAGCCGGGTGCACCCCAGCAACAGATCCGCGTTCCGGCAGCGGCTCGACGAGGCCCTGGCCGGGCGCGGACCGACACTGTTCGACCTGCTCGTGGAGACCCTGAGAGACGGAACGGCACCCGGCGCCCTACGGCTGTTGTGA